The following proteins are co-located in the Hevea brasiliensis isolate MT/VB/25A 57/8 chromosome 11, ASM3005281v1, whole genome shotgun sequence genome:
- the LOC110664456 gene encoding probable protein ABIL5 isoform X2 — protein MPRKRKLENTKEYICRAVVVVVDHLGCVSANLNQSISKNNEFSEAELRINALNQRLLSCEQYAHKLALTRVRWNANVPKFHRRYLSTPITSIEIDKSNEDERNPTNCPASPIVIDKHGFEAEDLPLFLYTYTQKPSLGRNSFSIERKDSYSSLALPVRDGVSVLSKGPNPTFHFQQISQKHGRYRLFRQSAHSSNSILSRIRRIKRTT, from the exons ATGCCGAGGAAAAGAAAAT TGGAAAACACAAAAGAGTACATATGCAGAGCTGTGGTTGTTGTTGTTGATCATCTCGGATGCGTTTCTGCTAATCTAAATCAAAGCATTTCTAAAAACAATGAATTTTCTGAGGCTGAACTTAGAATCAATGCCCTAAATCAA AGACTTCTTTCATGTGAACAATATGCTCACAAGCTTGCTCTAACAAGAGTAAGATGGAATGCAAATGTGCCAAAATTTCACCGCCGCTACTTATCAACAC CAATCACAAGTATTGAGATTGACAAGTCAAATGAAGATGAAAG GAACCCCACTAATTGTCCAGCTTCTCCAATTGTCATAGATAAACATGGATTTGAAGCGGAGGACTTGCCACTTTTCTTGTACACATACACTCAAAAACCATCTTTGGGTAGGAATTCATTTTCCATTGAGAGAAAGGACTCCTATTCATCTTTAG CACTGCCTGTTCGTGATGGTGTCTCAGTACTATCTAAAGGTCCAAATCCCACTTTTCATTTTCAG CAAATTTCTCAGAAGCATGGACGCTATAGATTGTTCAGACAATCAGCACACAGTAGCAATAGCATCCTGTCGCGCATTCGGCGAATTAAAAGAACAACTTGA
- the LOC110664457 gene encoding rho guanine nucleotide exchange factor 8, translating to MVGALEREQTIKKLKSFRLKKMFEIPGRHVIDNGNDGGCVVDEKVQSRNRTPKQVGECILDGQQIGSPLNLSRSDIAGAKIPSPRQKGPSELELMKERFAKLLLGEDMSGGGKGVSSALALSNAITNLAAFIFGEQKRLEPMNPERKTRWRKEIDWLLSVTDHIVEFVPSQQSKDGINTEVNKSKHIYLSLTLIKHN from the exons ATGGTAGGAGCATTAGAACGTGAACAAACCATTAAGAAATTGAAATCCTTTCGTTTGAAAAAGATGTTCGAAATTCCAGGAAGACATGTCATTGACAATGGAAATGATGGAGGGTGTGTTGTTGATGAAAAGGTACAATCAAGAAATCGTACGCCTAAGCAGGTGGGTGAATGTATTCTTGATGGCCAACAGATAGGAAGTCCTCTTAATCTTTCCCGTTCTGATATCGCTGGAGCTAAAATACCGAGTCCTCGACAAAAGGGTCCCTCAG AATTGGAGTTGATGAAGGAAAGGTTTGCTAAGTTGCTTTTGGGTGAAGATATGTCAGGTGGTGGAAAAGGTGTTTCCTCCGCCTTGGCTTTGTCCAATGCAATCACAAACCTAGCTG CATTTATTTTTGGAGAACAAAAGAGATTAGAACCTATGAACCCAGAGAGGAAAACAAGGTGGAGGAAAGAAATTGATTGGCTTCTATCCGTAACTGATCACATTGTTGAATTTGTTCCTTCACAACAGTCCAAGGATGGAATCAATACGGAGGTAAACAAGTCTAAGCATATTTACTTATCCTTGACTCTGATCAAACATAATTAG
- the LOC110638814 gene encoding uncharacterized protein LOC110638814, with protein MYRFVTCDDPKGVVECGTVRRSKSASQKMEDKINSRRTQKKSNTSLAYKEKKEEMVPKEIIEEYHSPSSFQLLEVSRGAQKLNHLMDSFSKGLSYDGQSKDIAKELLKGALDLQDSLTMLGKLQEASQYMAKLKKKQKEKPERRKFDEVGSEKTNSHLSGDHNHQLGFQRPRLSSDRSSKDCIEELRNAIRDGLARQNLLPNTSTQERTNFDRRKKDSISHIPSTSSSQLSVVQSSNIHSCGSTVSEIALQKKGKGPNLIAKLMGLEDIPSKKLMQSPERQFNMEKNVSQRRPVFDIEMPKLRKPQPIIQKVDSERRTLKELLETGQFQELLKGSSDKELKSHSHQSSDFHSKQRSLHDFPPIVLIKPPRVPCLESKEARAPMVWGEGSLNTKLMLRKMKIKEDFSSRSIDNEDSKIHCRIEADETRIKRVIQEGAKDHIEVVVIPEEKEVRTIEQREGAVKAKKVQTKLEAEKAPAKRFSYEERAKDHKRAVAGAEEKEVKKSVKDSSMIKESNPATHQRQKKDTDKKVDKSQKVVGSGRKPVDREIVKTKIVSRSQDQPTISSTKLRKPESAIVTTKHHISQNRLATRKTISKLTTQTTIHNSNDQKQKEKQATVHTAAMPITDNLECREDDERIDLLYNDHSEKEGSTITHDDQPSTEEEANDSKFRTEEHCGGDQGSLCLIAKEVNDQMTRIGTDDTSFESSYQLKDLLLSSSSFINLAEELFHLNMSYPKILPASGIYDSGVTDVKLSLDYANEFIERRSLPDSQTRHLPLSYMGDSRISLSLDQLVEEICRGIETLRSYQKLACDHLLTDSLYATFEKDMRCKGVVSGIWDLGWRNGFSVQELEQALSDIEKFLVSELIEEVFS; from the exons ATGTACAGATTTGTCACATGTGATGATCCGAAAGGAGTTGTAGAATGTGGAACAGTTAGAAGATCCAAGAGTGCTTCCCAGAAAATGGAGGATAAGATCAACAGTCGTAGAACACAGAAGAAATCAAACACATCTTTGGCatacaaggaaaagaaagaagagatGGTTCCTAAGGAGATTATAGAAGAGTATCATAGTCCATCTTCATTTCAGCTCCTAGAGGTCTCCAGAGGAGCTCAGAAGTTGAACCATTTGATGGACTCATTTTCTAAAGGGTTGAGCTATGATGGCCAGTCCAAAGATATTGCAAAGGAGTTGTTGAAAGGAGCTCTTGATCTGCAAGATTCTCTAACCATGCTTGGCAAGTTGCAAGAAGCCTCACAGTATATGGCTAAGTTGAAGAAAAAGCAAAAGGAGAAACCAGAAAGAAGAAAATTTGATGAAGTGGGGAGCGAGAAAACAAATTCACATCTATCTGGAGATCACAATCACCAACTAGGATTTCAACGGCCAAGGCTTTCATCTGATAGGTCATCAAAAGATTGCATTGAGGAGCTCAGGAATGCAATCAGAGACGGCTTGGCTAGGCAAAATTTGCTTCCAAACACATCTACCCAGGAGAGAACAAATTTTGATAGGAGAAAGAAGGACTCAATTTCGCATATCCCTTCCACTAGCTCAAGCCAATTGTCAGTGGTTCAGTCAAGCAATATTCATTCTTGTGGCTCCACTGTATCAGAAATAGCTTTACAGAAGAAGGGAAAAGGCCCAAATTTGATTGCCAAGCTAATGGGTTTGGAAGACATCCCCTCGAAGAAATTGATGCAGTCTCCAGAGAGACAGTTCAATATGGAGAAGAATGTGAGTCAGCGGAGGCCAGTCTTTGACATTGAAATGCCGAAGCTAAGGAAGCCTCAACCGATAATACAGAAGGTAGATTCAGAGCGAAGGACGCTGAAGGAATTACTTGAAACTGGGCAATTTCAGGAACTCTTGAAAGGCAGTTCTGACAAAGAGCTCAAGTCCCATTCTCATCAATCCAGTGATTTCCATTCTAAACAAAGGTCACTCCATGATTTTCCACCAATTGTACTTATAAAACCTCCGCGTGTTCCCTGCTTAGAATCAAAGGAGGCACGTGCACCAATGGTTTGGGGAGAGGGATCCTTGAACACAAAATTGATGCtgagaaaaatgaaaataaaagaagATTTCTCTTCCAGATCAATAGATAACGAAGACAGCAAAATTCACTGCAGAATAGAAGCAGATGAGACTCGAATCAAAAGGGTTATTCAGGAAGGAGCAAAGGATCACATAGAGGTAGTCGTGATACCAGAAGAGAAAGAAGTCAGAACGATTGAGCAGAGAGAAGGGGCTGTGAAAGCAAAAAAGGTGCAGACGAAACTGGAAGCGGAAAAGGCTCCAGCGAAAAGATTTAGCTATGAAGAAAGAGCTAAAGACCACAAAAGGGCAGTTGCAGGTGCAGAGGAGAAAGAAGTCAAGAAAAGTGTGAAGGATTCTTCTATGATAAAAGAATCTAATCCTGCAACTCACCAACGACAGAAAAAAGATACAGATAAGAAGGTAGATAAGAGTCAGAAGGTGGTGGGCAGTGGCAGAAAACCAGTAGATAGGGAAATTGTGAAGACTAAAATTGTGTCTAGATCTCAAGATCAACCCACGATAAGCTCTACGAAGCTGAGGAAACCTGAAAGTGCAATTGTTACTACTAAACATCATATTTCACAGAACCGACTTGCCACCAGAAAAACCATCTCAAAGCTCACAACACAAACGACAATTCATAATTCTAATGATCAGAagcagaaagaaaaacaagcaacTGTGCATACAGCAGCTATGCCAATT ACTGATAATTTAGAGTGCAGAGAAGATGATGAGAGGATTGATCTCCTATACAATGATCACTCAGAAAAAGAAGGATCCACTATCACACATGATGATCAACCATCTACAGAAGAGGaagcaaatgattcaaaatttcgAACTGAAG AGCATTGTGGTGGTGACCAGGGTTCCCTTTGTCTAATCGCCAAAGAAGTGAATGATCAAATGACTCGCATTGGAACAGATGACACAAGCTTCGAAAGTTCATACCAATTGAAAGATTTGCTTTTGAGCAGTTCATCATTCATAAACCTCGCAGAGGAACTTTTTCATCTAAATATGAGTTATCCTAAGATCTTACCAGCATCTGGCATATACGATTCAGGAGTAACAGATGTTAAACTGTCTTTAGATTATGCAAATGAATTCATTGAACGTAGAAGCCTTCCTGATTCACAAACAAGGCATCTTCCATTATCTTATATGGGAGATTCAAGAATTTCTCTCTCTCTAGAtcagttggtagaggaaattTGTAGAGGAATTGAAACTCTTAGGAGCTACCAAAAGCTTGCTTGCGACCACCTTCTTACAGATAGTTTGTATGCAACATTTGAGAAAGATATGAGGTGCAAAGGAGTGGTGAGTGGAATATGGGATTTGGGTTGGAGAAATGGATTCTCTGTGCAGGAACTTGAGCAAGCTTTAAGTGACATAGAGAAGTTTCTTGTCAGTGAGTTGATAGAGGAGGTCTTTTCATGA
- the LOC131168911 gene encoding rho guanine nucleotide exchange factor 8-like has product MVTRQRSDLLMNIPALRKLDTILIDQLDQFGNQKEFWYVSRDREDSEQGTPPRNDDKWWIPTVKVPPQGLSERTRRWLQFQKDSVNQVLKAAMAINAQVLSEMEVPDNYIESLPKNGRASLGDSIYKSITVEFFDPEQFLSTMDLSTEHKVLDLKNRIEASIVIWKRKMHQKDGKSSWSSGVSLEKREQFEERAETILIILKQRFPGIPQSVLDISKIQYNKDIGQAILESYSRIIESLAFTILSKIEDILYSDSLTQSPKSESNGRPENEKPEEETDKLSPAETPTATSLTLSDFMGWNVDVKKNNFCNIDDKPTLKPIATKRFSYLEKLESLTLLRSPASRH; this is encoded by the exons ATGGTTACAAGGCAAAGAAGTGATCTGCTAATGAACATCCCTGCTCTGCGCAAGCTTGATACCATTCTCATT GACCAACTAGATCAGTTTGGAAACCAGAAAGAATTCTGGTATGTGTCCAGAGATAGAGAAGATTCAGAGCAAGGAACCCCACCAAGAAATGATGACAAATGGTGGATTCCCACTGTCAAGGTTCCCCCCCAGGGCCTATCAGAAAGAACACGAAGATGGCTGCAATTCCAGAAGGATTCTGTGAATCAAGTTCTTAAAGCAGCCATGGCAATAAATGCCCAGGTGCTATCAGAAATGGAGGTCCCTGATAACTACATCGAGTCCCTTCCGAAG AATGGAAGAGCAAGCCTTGGAGATTCAATTTATAAGAGCATAACAGTTGAGTTCTTTGATCCTGAACAATTCCTATCAACCATGGACTTGTCAACCGAGCACAAAGTGCTTGATCTCAAGAACAGGATCGAGGCTTCTATTGTGATTTGGAAGCGAAAGATGCACCAAAAGGATGGAAAGTCTTCCTGGAGTTCAGGGGTGAGCCTAGAGAAAAGGGAACAATTCGAAGAGAGAGCGGAAACCATATTAATCATCCTTAAACAACGATTCCCAGGAATTCCACAATCAGTACTAGATATAAGCAAGATTCAATACAATAAG GATATAGGACAGGCCATTCTAGAAAGCTATTCAAGAATAATAGAAAGCTTGGCATTCACAATCCTGTCAAAGATTGAGGATATTCTGTATTCAGACTCCCTCACACAATCCCCAAAGTCAGAATCCAACGGAAGGCCAGAGAACGAGAAACCAGAGGAAGAAACAGACAAGTTGAGCCCTGCAGAGACACCAACAGCAACATCACTGACACTCTCAGATTTCATGGGATGGAATGTAGATGTCAAGAAAAATAATTTCTGCAATATAGATGATAAGCCGACGCTGAAACCCATTGCGACCAAGAGATTTTCCTACTTGGAGAAGCTTGAGAGTTTGACTTTATTACGAAGTCCAGCATCTCGGCATTAA
- the LOC110664456 gene encoding probable protein ABIL5 isoform X1, which produces MHLSKTSACKKSDSESENILRFNKSLQELRDLRSQLHYAADYCEATFLNAEEKKMAVENTKEYICRAVVVVVDHLGCVSANLNQSISKNNEFSEAELRINALNQRLLSCEQYAHKLALTRVRWNANVPKFHRRYLSTPITSIEIDKSNEDERNPTNCPASPIVIDKHGFEAEDLPLFLYTYTQKPSLGRNSFSIERKDSYSSLALPVRDGVSVLSKGPNPTFHFQQISQKHGRYRLFRQSAHSSNSILSRIRRIKRTT; this is translated from the exons atgcATCTCTCCAAAACATCTGCCTGTAAAAAATCAGATAGTGAATCCGAGAACATTTTGCGTTTCAACAAGTCCCTTCAA GAACTTAGAGACCTGCGTTCACAGCTGCATTATGCTGCCGATTACTGCGAAGCAACATTCTTGAATGCCGAGGAAAAGAAAAT GGCAGTGGAAAACACAAAAGAGTACATATGCAGAGCTGTGGTTGTTGTTGTTGATCATCTCGGATGCGTTTCTGCTAATCTAAATCAAAGCATTTCTAAAAACAATGAATTTTCTGAGGCTGAACTTAGAATCAATGCCCTAAATCAA AGACTTCTTTCATGTGAACAATATGCTCACAAGCTTGCTCTAACAAGAGTAAGATGGAATGCAAATGTGCCAAAATTTCACCGCCGCTACTTATCAACAC CAATCACAAGTATTGAGATTGACAAGTCAAATGAAGATGAAAG GAACCCCACTAATTGTCCAGCTTCTCCAATTGTCATAGATAAACATGGATTTGAAGCGGAGGACTTGCCACTTTTCTTGTACACATACACTCAAAAACCATCTTTGGGTAGGAATTCATTTTCCATTGAGAGAAAGGACTCCTATTCATCTTTAG CACTGCCTGTTCGTGATGGTGTCTCAGTACTATCTAAAGGTCCAAATCCCACTTTTCATTTTCAG CAAATTTCTCAGAAGCATGGACGCTATAGATTGTTCAGACAATCAGCACACAGTAGCAATAGCATCCTGTCGCGCATTCGGCGAATTAAAAGAACAACTTGA
- the LOC110638815 gene encoding uncharacterized protein LOC110638815 — MIQREESTTFCDSSEIEGEMLEGKAMVKETDMPVKMQFQAMACASQALDVYDVSDCISIAAHIKKEFDKMYGGGWQCVVGSNFGCFFTHTQGTFIYFAMGSLNFLVFKGASS, encoded by the exons ATGATACAACGTGAAGAAAGTACCACCTTTTGTGATTCAAGCGAGATAGAGGGCGAGATGCTGGAAGGAAAAGCTATGGTGAAGGAAACAGACATGCCAGTGAAGATGCAGTTCCAAGCCATGGCATGTGCTTCTCAAGCCCTTGATGTCTATGATGTTTCTGATTGTATCTCAATTGCCGCCCACATCAAGAAG GAATTTGATAAGATGTATGGTGGTGGATGGCAATGCGTGGTGGGTTCAAATTTTGGTTGTTTCTTTACTCACACACAAGGGACTTTCATCTATTTTGCCATGGGGTCCCTCAATTTCCTTGTTTTCAAGGGAGCTTCTTCTTAA